The genomic interval CTGCAATTTTCGGCATATCATCGTCGAAATTGCCTGTAGTGATGCGTGCGGCAAACGACTTGTGATAAATGGGCGAAGGGTTTGACTTGAGGGCAAACTGCAGTGCGTCGTTTACAATACGGTTGCGCACGGCTTTGCTTTCGAGCGTGAGTCCTTTGGCTTTTTCGGCATCGTTTGGCTCTTTAGGTACAATATCAAGCAGCAGCACTTCGCAGCCGATATTGGCAAAGTGACAGGCAATGCGGGATCCCATAACCCCGGAGCCGAGCACGGCTATTTTATGAATATTGCGCTTCATTGCTTCGTTCGGTTTGTATGTTTAGCCGGTAACGTTCTTCGGCAAATTCTGTGATCTGATCAATGGTTTTGAAGAAGGCCGCGATTTTGGCTGCGCCGATGCGCTTTTCAAGTTCGCGGTTAAACTCACGCACTACCTGCTTGGCTTCATTCTTTTGCTGAATACCTTTTTCGGTAAGGCGGATAAGTGTTTTGCGGCGGTCGTCCTTATCAGCCTCACGAATAATAAGTTCCTTTTCTTCGAGCGAATTGATAAGGCGGGTAAGC from Bacteroidota bacterium carries:
- a CDS encoding MarR family transcriptional regulator, which translates into the protein MSKKHTETVDSKLKTAWQVVSRMYNAEAALRDATIAMAHFLLNVDSTEGSYASDIAPQLGMEQTSLTRLINSLEEKELIIREADKDDRRKTLIRLTEKGIQQKNEAKQVVREFNRELEKRIGAAKIAAFFKTIDQITEFAEERYRLNIQTERSNEAQYS